A single Bufo bufo chromosome 6, aBufBuf1.1, whole genome shotgun sequence DNA region contains:
- the LOC121005963 gene encoding alpha carbonic anhydrase 8-like, translating to MSGIKGKPGFKQPNPVQPILEPQPICEDIAQVTPQPPAPCPVPVTPQPCAPVQVTPQPPAPVPVAPQPCVPVQVTPQPPAPVPVAPQPCAPEPTVNQEKKGCKK from the exons ATGTCTGGAATCAAAGGAAAACCAGGATTTAAACAACCAAATCCTGTCCAACCAATCCTGGAGCCACAGCCTATCTGTGAAG ACATAGCGCAAGTTACTCCACAACCTCCTGCTCCTTGTCCTGTGCCTGTGACACCACAGCCTTGTGCACCTGTGCAAGTTACTCCACAACCTCCTGCTCCTGTGCCTGTGGCACCACAGCCTTGTGTCCCCGTGCAAGTCACTCCACAACCTCCTGCTCCTGTGCCTGTGGCACCACAGCCTTGTGCACCTGAACCCACTGTTAACCAGGAGAAGAAAGGATGCAAAAAGTAA